The genomic interval ACCATCACCCTGGTGGGAAATCTGGGGATGATCCTGCTGATTGTCCTGGACTCTCATCTCCACACGCCCATGTACTTTTTTCTAGGTAATCTGtccttggttgatttttgttACTCCTCAGCTGTCACACCAACAGTCATGACTGGGCTACTAATAGGAGACAAGATCATTTCCTACAATGAGTGTGCTGCTCAGATGTTCTTTTTTGTAGCCTTTGCTACTGTGGAAAATTACCTGTTGGCCTCAATGGCTTATGATCGCTATGCAGCAGTGTGCAAGCCCTTGCACTATGCCACCACTATGACTacaagtgtgtgtgcctgtctttcTGTAGGTTCCTATGCCTGTGGTTTCCTGAATGCCTCCATCCACATTGGGGACACTTTCAGTCTTTCCTTCTGTAGGTTTCATGTAGTTCATCACTTCTTCTGTGATATTCCAGCAGTCATGGTTCTCTCTTGCTCTGATAGACATGTTAGTGAGCTGGTTCTTGTTTATGTAGTAAGCTTTAATATCTTTTTTGCTCTCTTAGTTATCTGGATATCTTACATATTCatttttatcacaatttttaaaatgaaatcaagtgCCGGATATCGAAAGGCTATATCCACTTGTGCCTCACACTT from Arvicanthis niloticus isolate mArvNil1 chromosome 1, mArvNil1.pat.X, whole genome shotgun sequence carries:
- the LOC117716090 gene encoding olfactory receptor 5B3-like, translating into MTLMENNTEVTHFLLLGLTEDPGLQLPLFITFLFIYTITLVGNLGMILLIVLDSHLHTPMYFFLGNLSLVDFCYSSAVTPTVMTGLLIGDKIISYNECAAQMFFFVAFATVENYLLASMAYDRYAAVCKPLHYATTMTTSVCACLSVGSYACGFLNASIHIGDTFSLSFCRFHVVHHFFCDIPAVMVLSCSDRHVSELVLVYVVSFNIFFALLVIWISYIFIFITIFKMKSSAGYRKAISTCASHFIAVSIFYGTIIFMYLQPSSSHSMDTDKIASVFYTMIIPMLNPLVYSMRNKEVKNAFTKILQVAK